GAAAGAGCTATATATACAACAACAGCTGCCAGGTTTCACCCATGTATAATTATTTGCTTTGAATTGATGGGTCATTGAACTCTCAGAAACACATTAGTTCATTGAGTGTAATGTCCTTTGGTCTTACCTGACTGAAAAGTGTTTTGTAAGTGTCTgatgtgcattttttttaaagtttttagaTGACCAGCCCTTTTtaatcatatgtgtgtgtgtccatgcatcTTAACATCATTGTAGGGTAATGTGTGTATCTAATCCAAAGTCAAGGTTGTGGTGGTACACACACATTGTGGGGTAGTCATTGTGTTAGCTCTGACAAATCTGTGCGCCTTTTTCAACTTCAATTTATGTTTCCTTCATTGTCAACCATATCTGAAAGAGAACACTACTGggcaaagaagcaaaaatgaaGCGGTGCACACTTTCATATGATTGTGTGAAAAATATTaaactgtatgtgtgtgcgttcatCTACCTTACGTTAGCAGGTAGTGTGTGTATCTATTCACTGGGTCTATGGGGTATCTAAAATTTATGAAGAAGGGGTGCACACTATCCCCACCTTTTCCATTTCCATTGATCCCTATGTGTAACCTACATTCATACCAAGTTTTATCAAATTGTCCTGAATTCTGATCAGAGTATCTTAACAACCTTaacatgtatttttttttttctttggcctAATTAAATCTCTTTGTTTCCAGAGTGGTCTTCTTACAGCGACTCGGACGATGACTATCTTCCCGGCTCAGAAGATGACACTGACTCGAGCAACAATGACGCCACAGCACCATGTGGAGTGCCAGGGACCACCAGTGAACCCGACGAGTCCATCATCTATCCCTTTCTACGTAAATCTGATGGTTAGTTAGTCTCattctttttttatataattatTAGCATTCGTTTTACGTTAAAAAGGTTGAATAAGGATTACATGTGGATAACAATCATGTAGTTTCTAAAAAAGAGGTAAGTTTTCTTTgataagtgtttttgttttgttatgtaattttttgttgtattccATCGTAATTAAAGACTGAGGTATGTTGACAGCAACTTGAGCAAGTAATAAAGTTAACATGAacggtgtgggggtgggggtaatcATGTGTAATGTTACACTGATTGACTGCACATGCCTATGCCTATGTACATTCTATTGGTCCACGGCAAACTGACCTTTGACATCGGCCATTGTCGGAGATGTGATCGAGCGGTGGGACCATTTTGGTTTCACCAATTCCGAACTCTGTTtttagtttgtctgtctgctggGCTATAAGCAATATGTAATAATATTTCTGACTCCAGCTAAAAAAATTCAGTAAGttgtgaataaaaaaataaaagtatgcgttcttgtgtgtgtgtgtgtgaacaggtgcAAGTTGGTCACCAGGTATTCCATCTGAATCTCTAAAAGCTGCAGGTCTCTACACCTCATCACAGCCACCCTCTTCTTCATCGTCCAGAAGCATCACTCGACCAAGCGGGAGTAAATCTTCATCCCAGCCAGCATCTAAACCCAGTGACAGCGGAAGAGACAGAGGTCGGGGCAGAGACGAAGGAAGGGGGAGGAACAGAGACCGAGACATAGACGCAGGAAGGGATAGAGacggaggaagagacagagataagggAAAAAACAGGTACCGAGAGCGAGAGggcagacagcgagagagaaaccaggagagagagggcgaggaCCGCTTTGTCAAGACCGGCTGGAGGTCAGGCGGTGACTGCGACAGGAACCGAGAGGACAGTGGGGGCCGGGGTGGTCACCGTGGCAACGACAGAAGGGACTTCCCTGGGCGCCAGGGATGCCCACCTCAGTCTTCACGCAGTCCAGGGCAGGGTGCCAGGCCAAAGACCAGCGACGGAAGGCGGGGATTTCGTCAACCAGCCGAACCTGCTAGAGGTGAGGCCTTCATCTTTTCTATATTATTTTGTATAATCAGGTGTGAAACTTTTCAGGATCCCAGGCATTTTTATATTCTGAAAGAGCTATATATACAACAACAGCTGCCAGGTTTCACCCATGTATAATTAGGTACCGGCAGTCAAAAAATGAGTCTGAAAAATCTCCTAATGTTTTGAGATGTTCTTATTCTTCTGTATAAAAcaagaataacaaaacaaaaagtaaggTTCTATCTCAAATACTTCCTGAGATATCTGATTTTTAAAGTTTACAGTTAGCGTTAAGCGGTGCGTATTCACATTTTCTCCATTTTTGAGGTCACACACCATTTGAGTACTAAGTAAATGCCCATCTTAAACAAGTTTATCTTGCTAACATGTGCCtgcagaacacaaaaatatcaaTGAAATAGGATAGGATGTAGAGATACACTTGTACTGAAGCTGTCAATATTGAAAAAAAGGCTATTTGGGGGCGTGGCAAATGGCAGAAAATTGATAATTGGGCACGTTTAGgaatttttttaacaaacaaaaagacatcaAAACACATTAATTCTTCTGATTTCTACTCTCAATAGTATATACTTAAGAAATCTTCAATTACAGACATGTGGTTGTCTTCATTCAGTCACAATGAGGGAGCCAAAATCAGGAATTTCACCATTTTGACAGGCGGAAATGAAGATCGGAGGAACCCTGAAATATGCAAACTTTAACTGCCTGTAACTTTTGAACTACTGGACAAATATGCATCAAATTTTGACAGCAGTCACAAAATGCAACATACTCTTGGATACATCTCTTTTGTGGAAATTGAACACACCACTTTTGAAAGTTAATTCTTAAAAATATCAGAAAAAAGTAAAGACCTTCTGTAACGAAACTGAATCACAAATGACAGAAATCCACTTACTCACTGATTGTGATCTGCCTGGTTTTACTTATCAACAGTACTTCTCCACATACAAGTTATATTGTTCCTGGAGAGTGCTGTTTGGGACATGCCACATCCGTGCATTTGTGGAGATCGGTTCTAACAAAAAgtcccatgcaaacacaaacacactgctgACGGTGTCACTGTCTTCTTTGGCTGGCCAAGAAAATCTGTTGTTGTCCAGAGAGCTCTTCTTTAAAAAGTTTACTTTTGCCTCATCTGCGCTTAGAATGTTTGTAACAGTGCCCACATGAAATGTTTCATCGTAGAACACTGCCACTGTCTGACCTGTCTGGGCAAATGAAAACCCGTCGCTATCTACTCGCTGGTCGTTCTCATGCTCTGAAGCAGAGGAGTCGGACTCTGATGGCTCGTCTTCCTCATCAAGGTTGTTGTCCACCCTGTCCCTGTGTTCTGGGAATGGGTCCTGGGACGCAAGGAACTCCttcagagactgttccaggccTGGAAGGTCCTGTGTGAGCTTCAGAAGCTCAGACTTGAATCCCAGGACATGCCGGAAAAAGCGAATCTGGGTCTTCAGAGCAGCCAGTTTTTCTCTTTGCAGAGCTTTTCGTTCTAGCAGCCTGTCGACATCACCAGCACTGCTGCAGGCTCCCCCATCTTGACGGATCTCTTGAGCAATATCTGCCTTCTCCCTTGCCTTCTTCTGTCGATCTGCCTCTGTCCGCTGCTGCTGAAGCTGTAGCTTCTGTCTTTTGCTGGCTTTCAcctctctgtcattctctcgGTGACGCTTTCGCATTTCAGGACCACTACTGGATGCATTCAGAAGAAGTTGCCTTTGTTCCTCATTGGACTTCTGGTTGAACCAAGCCTTCATTGTTTTGTTCCGTTTCAACATGGTCAGAGTGCTGTGGTGGTGGACTGAGGAGTTGCGGTGCGTGTAAATGGAAATATCGAGATCCCCAAAGCAGGCTTCTCCCAAGAGGTTGGTGATGTGTGAATGCCGCAGCCGCTCCAACACTTGTGGATCCTGAACAGCATGGTATCGGCCACCAGGCAGGAAGTCGTCCAACTGTCGCTCAGTGACAGCAACAAAGTTGACACAGAAGTGGCTGAAGGCACGCTGCACTTTCTGTTGTGTCGCCTCATCCAGATCTAGGAGTGCTGCAAGTGACGATGCGTCTGGTACTTGGATACTGAAGAGTGACGGCACATGGGGGCTGAAAATGGAGGCACTGTCATCTCTCCACTCTCTCAGCTGTGCGTGCAGCTCCACAACAGGCAAGAAAAACTCTGCATAGCTCGTCTCCCCAGCACACAGTAGAGTCCAGTAAGGTCCTGTGATCCTCTCGTAGACCATGGCAAGCGTGGCAACAAAAACGTTCACCTCTTCACTCTGGGCATCCTTCAACACACTTTCCAGCTTCTGGTTCCTGCTCGGCATGTAATCTGACAGGAACTCTATGATGTCGTCACGGTGTGCCAGCAGCTTTGTTGCACCATAAAAGATGCTGTTAAACCGGTTAGATTTGAAGCTTGGCACAGTAGACGTCTTGTTGGTCATCTCACAGTATGCAAGCCATGCATCTCTGCAGCCACATTGATCATCGCCCCTGGGTCCTAGAACCTCGCAGGCCATCCGCACATAGCGAACAGCTGCTGCCTCCTTTGCCTGCCAATGTCCAAACTGAGCTGCGTTGTCTCGGCCAATACGCTGCTGCCCCCACTCGGTCTGTAGTTCTTTCAGTGACTTCTCTGCACTTGTGCCTGAAACAGTCAGAATTAAGAATATAAGATACAGCATTCAGTGATTCACACACATTTGCTGACATTGTAGAGATACAAAGTGATACTAGATAGTaatacagaacaaacacacagtttaaAATACAGACTTAAAAATGTatcatttacacattacatttACAGCACACTCTGCATAGAGGTTAACCTTTATaatagacacagacactgatacAGTGAAACACATGTACAAAGCTGTGAAATGTGTTTACTCACCAAGTCCAAGCAAGTAATGGGCGTTGCAGTACAGGAACTGGAGATCCTCCTCTGTCCCCAGGGTTGCCTTTCTGAGGTCGTTGAAGTCTTTCTTCATGAGCTTGTTTG
This genomic window from Littorina saxatilis isolate snail1 unplaced genomic scaffold, US_GU_Lsax_2.0 scaffold_567, whole genome shotgun sequence contains:
- the LOC138957429 gene encoding uncharacterized protein — translated: MFQKDERHTLCRQWFTHVGLNISDLSDKQLRARLDKVRKPYDTFSKSLHRGNNEAKLKDYLFQQQSHFPLVSAMPTVPSVVPCAIENAPATPPADHPTGDELTHLKIASSGRQLAALRRSNEELSGSLLEAKNREMIYKDLLKEKTQSVTTLQADLTKLQGKAERSASHIKCVETQLCSAKEYIGKIRQTNFYKRLKRQETNLKKREENLKDHEDGGCIQTIERLKHKLKLCQTANSSLRAKLNSVKEKRQQDLDRHNQLTADLLEEAVVHTVKTTEEGPRKKFTHDVIKTTIGLISCGVSAKNSGHVIQTVARNLFHTDIDDKDVPSERTSLRFADQGHYLAKYHVAETVLDSDNFDIHFDGTTRDHRKYVGQQVTTSAGSLSCGFTEVATEDAKTLVDVTVSLLQEVAQVYDKDDTERCFKAALQKCSGLMSDRAAPNKLMKKDFNDLRKATLGTEEDLQFLYCNAHYLLGLGTSAEKSLKELQTEWGQQRIGRDNAAQFGHWQAKEAAAVRYVRMACEVLGPRGDDQCGCRDAWLAYCEMTNKTSTVPSFKSNRFNSIFYGATKLLAHRDDIIEFLSDYMPSRNQKLESVLKDAQSEEVNVFVATLAMVYERITGPYWTLLCAGETSYAEFFLPVVELHAQLREWRDDSASIFSPHVPSLFSIQVPDASSLAALLDLDEATQQKVQRAFSHFCVNFVAVTERQLDDFLPGGRYHAVQDPQVLERLRHSHITNLLGEACFGDLDISIYTHRNSSVHHHSTLTMLKRNKTMKAWFNQKSNEEQRQLLLNASSSGPEMRKRHRENDREVKASKRQKLQLQQQRTEADRQKKAREKADIAQEIRQDGGACSSAGDVDRLLERKALQREKLAALKTQIRFFRHVLGFKSELLKLTQDLPGLEQSLKEFLASQDPFPEHRDRVDNNLDEEDEPSESDSSASEHENDQRVDSDGFSFAQTGQTVAVFYDETFHVGTVTNILSADEAKVNFLKKSSLDNNRFSWPAKEDSDTVSSVFVFAWDFLLEPISTNARMWHVPNSTLQEQYNLYVEKYC